TCGTTGGCCGCGAGCGCCTCGGCCATCTCGACGCCGATGTAGCCGCCGCCGACGATGCCGACCGGTCCGTGACACGTCTCGAGGAACTGGCAGGCGGGGCCGCGGTCGGGTTGCTGGAGGTTCCCATCCGACCGCGCCCGGGCGACGTACTCGCGGAGTTCCTTCCCATCGGACATCGACCCGAGCGTGTAGACCCCCTCACGGTCTACCCCTTCGATCGGGGGTGTGACCGCCACCGAACCGGTCGCGACGAGGAGGGCGTCGTACGCCTGCGTCACGTCTCCGTCGTCGTTCCGGGCCGTGACGACCGCGTCGTCGGGATCGATATCGACGACTTCGTGGCCGGTGCGGAGGTCGATGTCTCGCTCCTCGCAGAACTCCTCGGGCGTGACCGACACCAGGTCGTCGAGCGACTGGATCTCCCCTTTGATATAGTACGGGAGCCCGCAGGCACCGTAGGAGACCCACTGCCCCTTCTCGAAGACGACGACGTCGAGATCGGGGTCGTCACGCTTTGCTTTACTGGCCGCGGACATCCCGGCGGCGTCACCGCCGACGACGACGAACGTTGACACGGAGAACGGATCGGGAAGCGAGGAGATAAAGCTCGGGTGGCTGTGCGCTCGTCGTCCGTGCCTTTCGCGGCTGTGCGATCGGGGTGACCCCCCGCGCGAGGTTCTTTATCGGCTGTGCTGTCGCTGTGGTACGTATGACCGACTTCGACGTCCTCGTCATCGGTGGCGGAACCGGGAACAACGTCGCGGCGGCGGCGGCCGACGCCGGGCTTTCGACGGCGCTCGTCGAACCGGGGCCGCTCGGAGGGACGTGTCTCAACCGCGGCTGCAACCCGTCGAAGATGCTTATTCAGGCCGCTAACGCGGTGAACCACGTCCGGGACGCTGAACGGTTCCACGTCGACGCGGCGCTCGACGGCGTCGACCACGCGGCGGTCGTCGACGAGATGGAAGCGCTCCTCGGCGGGATCTCCGAAGGGATGCAAGCGCGGTATCGCGAGAAGGAGAACCTCACGCTGTTCGACGAGTACACGCGGTTCGTCGACGACCGGACGGTCGTGCTCGGTGGCGCCGAAGTCACCGCCGAGAAGGTCGTCGTCGCGGCGGGGAGCCGTCCGATCGTGCCGCCGATCGACGGCCTCGACGAGATCGACTACCTCACCAGTCAGGACGCCCTCTCGCTGCGAGAGACCCCGGACAACCTCGTCGTCATGGGCGGCGGGTACATCGCCGTCGAACTGGGCTACTTCTTCGACGCGATGGGCGCTGACGTGACCATCGTCGAGATGATGGATTCGCTGGTCCCGCGCGAAGACGGGGACGTCGCCGACGCGTTCACCGAAATCGCCGCCAAGCGGCACGAAGTCCACACCGGCTATCGCGTGACCGCCGTCGAGGGGACGGCCGCCGGCGTCCGCGTGCGCGCCGAAACCGAAGGCGGAGACGAACTCGTCGCCGACGGGGACGAGGTGTTGGTCGCGCTCGGGCGACGACCCAACAGCGATACGCTGGACCTGGAGGACACGAACGTCGCGGTCGACGACCGGGGGTTCATCGAGACGAACGAGTACCTCGAGACGACCGCGGAGGGCGTCTGGGCGCAGGGTGACATCGCCGGGAACGCCCTGTTCAAGCACGCCGGCGACTACGAGACGCGTGTTACCGTCTCGAACGTCGTCCGGGACGAAACGCGAGCGATCGACCTCTCAGCGATGCCACACACGATCTTCACCGAACCGCAGATCGCCGGCGTCGGGGCCACTGAGGCGGAACTCGTCGACGGAGGGGTCGAGTACGTCGTCGGACGGGCCGACTACGCCGACTCGGCGATGGGGCGAGCGAAAAAACTCGACCACGGCTTCGTGAAGGTGCTCGCCTCGCCCGACGGCGAGATCCTGGGTGCACACGCCATCGGATACGAGGCGTCGACCCTGCTCCACGAGGCGGTCCTCGCGATGCGCGCCGAGCTCACCGTCGACGAGGTCGCCGGGACGATCCACGCCCACCCGACGCTGAGCAAGATCGTCGAAGCGGCGTTTCGAGACGTCCCGGCGTAGGCGATTTCTTACGCCCTCCCGCTCGACACTGCGTCGGACGAACGTCTACTCTCAGTTGCGCGGCGAGCGTTCCGATCGCGCCGAACGTGTTACAGTCGGGCTCGAAACTCCTCGGCCCGTCGCTCGCCCAACGTCGTCAGCTCCTGGATGAACTCCGGGCTCCGGTCGACCTTCGTCGAGCAGTGATACGCCCGGCCCATCGGGATCCGGTGGATCTCGGTCCTCGTGAACTCGCCCTCGGGGAGGTGGCCGGCGTCGACCCACTCGTTGACGCGCTCGATGACCCGGAGTTCTTGATTCAACGAGATGTTGCCCGACAGTTCGTTGCGGCGATCGGCGATCGCTTCGAGCGAGGTCGGTTCACCCTCACGCTCCTGAGGGTTGACCTGGATCACCCACAGCTCGTCGGGCTTTCGGTCGGCGTCGACCGTCATCAGGTCGTCTATCGGTGGATTCTGGCTGAACAGCCCGTCCCAGTGGTAGTGTCCGTTGATCTCGACCGCCTCGAAGAGATGAGGGACCGCTGCGCTGGCGAGCACCGCCTCCGGCGTCACATCCTCGTTGGTGAACGTCTCGAAGATGCCAGCGTTGATGTTCACCGTGCCGACGACGAGTTCGGGCGTGTCACGGCGACAGAGGTCGGGAACCGCGTCGAAGTCGATGTGCCGCTCGAGCACTCGTTTGATCCGGTTCTTTCCGACCGTCGAACCGGGTGTGAGATACGGACTGAGCTGTGGAGCGGGAAAGCCACTGCTCTCGATTCGAGAGAGACCGACGACCCAGTTGTTGGCGAGTCGGTCGGAGACGCTATCGGCTGCGAGATCCTCCCAGAGCGCGTCGAGCAGTTCGATCGACCGCTCCATGTCGGCCGTGACGAGACCGTACCACGCCGCGAGCGCGTTGAACGCCCCGCCGGACGTCCCGCTGATCCCGACGAGTTCGTCCGCGTCGTCCCACTCGCGGAACAGCCCCTTCAGCACGCCGGCGGTAAAGGCGGTGTGACTCCCACCCCCCTGGCAGGCGATCGCGACCCTCGTCCGTTCACCCTCACTCATACGTCGTGGTGTAGCCGCCGTCCCAGAGCAGGTCGCCGCCGTTGAGATGTTTGCCATGACGGGAGAAGCCGAACGTGAAGAGGTTCGCGACCTCGGCCGGTGTCATCATCTCCTTCGTGCGCGCCTGTCCGAGCATCACGTCCTCGACGACCGCGCGTTCGGAGATGCCGCGCTCCTCGGCAGTGTCCTCGATCTGGTCGACCATCAGCGGGGTGAGGACGTATCCGACGCTCACCGAGAAGCCGCGGAGCGTTCCTTCGCCCTCGGCAGCGATAGACCGAGTCAGTCCCTGGAGCCCGTGCTTGGCAGTGATGTATGCGGGTTTGTCCTGCGTCGCGTAGTGGCCGTGGACCGAGGACATGTTGCCGATCGCGCCGACGCCGTCGTCGGTCGCGCGGATGTGCGGCATCGCGAGTTTCGCGGTCAGGAACGGAGCGCGCAGCATGATGTCGAGGAGGAGGTCGTACCGCTCCATCGGGAACTCGTGGATCGACGCGATGTGTTGCATCCCGGCGATGTTCGCGACGTATCTCAGTTCACCCGTCTCCGCGGCGACCTCGATCATCGTCTCCACGTCGGCGTCGTCGGTGAGATCGGTCGGGACTGGGTGGATCTCCCCCGACGCACCGACGTCGTCGGCGAGGTCGACCGTCGCTTCGAGTCCCCCTTCGTCGATGTCCGCGCCGACGACGGTGAGGTCGTTCGCCGCGAGGGCGACCGCCGTGGCCTGGCCGATCCCCGAAGCCGCACCCGTCACGACGGCCGTCGTCTCGGGAGTGAAGTGTGGATCGTTCAGCACGAGCAGGTCGTCGGCGGTCAACTCCGGTTCCGTGAGATCGAACTCGGTGGACATGTTCGCACGGGAACGAACGCCGAGCGGTCGTATAGTGCTACAGCGGGTGTGTGACGGGGGCGCACAGGGGGCTGCGTGCCGGTGGCCGCCGGTTCAGCAGACCGTTCCCCATCGAACACCTCAGTCAACAGCCCGGCACCGATCGCCTGCGAGGAGGAAGAGGCCGACGACCAACATGAAGCACGGGCTGAAAAAGAGCGCGCCCGACGAGGGGGTGATCGCACCGGTTACCCTCGCGACGGGACGGCGACCACTCCAGTGGCGCCGAAGAGGCCACTGTACATCAGGGTCCGATTACGACGCATGGTCCGTTGTCATATGAGCTGCCGTGTTCGAGGTCGATGCCGGGACGGCTACTCGAAGAGCGCTGTGACTAGCTCTTCGTTCGGCGTCCAGCCGACGAACTCCCCGCCCTCGAACGGAAGGTCGACGGAGGCGATGTAGTTACACAGGCCGACGTAGAAGTCGACGAGCAGGCCGATGGCGACGACTTCGCTCGGCGCGTAGTGTCGGGTGAGCGCGTCGTGGATCTGGTCGGTGACGGTCCCGGACTCGACCGCACGGGCGTACTGGAGGAGGACGAACTCGGCGTCGTCGAACAGCGACAGCTCACCCCCGCCGATCGCTCTCATCTCCTCGATCGTGACGCCGCGGTCGCGGGCGATGTCGACGTGTTGGTGCCACTCGTAGCGAGCGTTACGGGCTCTCGCGACGGTGAGGATCACCAGTTCCTTGCGCCGGTCGCCGAGTTGGTCGTACAGGACGTTCAGGTACTCCAGCGTGGCTTCGAGGACCTCGGGGTTGTGCGCCCACGCGCGGAAGATGTGGCGGTCGCCGAGGTAGTCGTCGGTGAACAGGTCGTGGTACTCGTCGGGGATCTCATCGAGTTCGAGCAGCGGGAGTCGTGACATGATCGGGTTGAGGCCGTGTCATCGGTCCGGACTCGACGACGCTCGTCGTCCGGACACCCTCACCGGCCTCGACGACGATTACGGCACCTCAGCCGGTGGCGACGGGATCACGGTGAGGGGAGCGAGTTACCGGACACAGCCAGTCGCATCAGATTCGGGCGGCGCAGTAAACCGCGACGCGGTCGGTGAGCACTCGTGCACACGCGCGAAAGGATTGATACTGATGTCGACAGCAGTCCAGTTCGCGTCGACAGCGCGTCGTCGAGCGCTCCGCGACTGAAACGCGCGGGGGCTCTGCGTCCCCGTTGGGCGCTGCGTCGGGGCGTCGTGGACCAGTCGCCGGCACGTCGGCGAGCGACTGCCGGTCTCTCGCGTCGGGCGCTTTCGAGGTTACTTACGCCAGAAGGCCCGCGCGCAGGAAGCCACCGAGGACGACACCGGAGACAGCTTAGCGCCTACATTCAGCGACATCGCGATGCGGTCGGTGTGTCTCGCTGCACAGCCCCGAACCGACGGCCGAGCCCGTGGCCCGTCGGTTCGTGGGTTCAGGAGGGGATCACGGTGAGCGTGCCGGTCGCTCCCGCGACGACGAGGAGGTAAAAGACAGTTCCGAGGGCCGCACTACCGAAGACGGTTCGGTCGGGGTCGCAGTCCGGGAGGGTGTGCCGAACGACCGGAACGGCTCTGATTTCGGGGTGCGTGAGCACGTGATTCGTCGCGACGGCGAACACGCCGATCAAGACGGGTCCCGGGAGGAGACTATTGACGACCGCCAGCAACGTCCCCGTCGTGGCGTCGGAGAGGGCGACAGTGGCCACCGGGCCGAGCACCCCCGCCGGGTCCGGAAGGACCGGGAGCGACCCGCCGTATTTCGCGTACACGAACAGGAGCGGGCCCCCGACGAGTGCGGAAAGTTTGCTCCCGCTGGCCGCTCGCGGCGAGGCGAACTGCGGGAGGACGAGCAACCCGACGACGAAGACGAGGTTCATCCCGATCCATGGACCGAGCGCTTGCAGCGACAGTGGGAGGCCCGTCGCGAGGATGCCGACGCTGAACCAGTCGAGACTCAGCAGCTCGGTGCGCGGACACGACCCCGAGAGGACCTGCTGTCGGTGGACCGGGTGAGCGAGGTGGAATCCCGCACGAAGCGCGAGGAACGTCGGGACCAACAGCAGATAGGCGACGACACGGAGCTGCAACCCGGCCGGGGAGACGACCGCACCGAGGACGAGCGCCGTCGAGAAGTCGAGCACGCCGTTGATGAACCAGAAGGTCAGCAACGAGGGGGCGAACAGACAGCCGCTCAGGAACGCCGTCAGGTGCCCCGTCGAGAACGCAAACTCGCGTGAGAGCAACTCGGAGGCGGCCGCTCGGAGGCTCAACCAGCGCCCCCGAGCGAGACGAGATCCAAGCGGCGATGAGTCCGAATTCATCGAGTACGTCGCGGCGGTTCCACGCGAGCGCTCGTTACCGTTCCCGGGTCGAGAGTTCGTTCGTCGTCGCCGCGCGGTACAGACAGTGGAACCCGGCGACTCGTCCGTAGAAGGCCAGGAGGACGTCGGTTCGGAGGTCCGCGTCGGATCGATCCGCGAACGCCTCCCGTGCGTCGTCGATCGATCGCTCGACGTGGGGCGGGACCTCGGGCTCGTCGACCGAGCTCAAATACGCCCAGACGAACGCCGATTCGAGGCGGTCGAAGAGCGAGTCGTCGGGTGAAAAACCCGCTCGTTCGGCGGCCGTGAGCCCGTAGTATGTTCGGGTGACGAGGTCGACGGCGTCGTCGACGCCGTGGTCGCTGAACGACTCGGTCGTCGTGCAGTCGCCCGTGCTTCTTTCCTGACCCGGGTCGAACTCGCCCATACACGGAGAGTCGGTCCGGGGAGACAAGTAAGCAGTCAGCGTGTGCCGTCCGGATACACGACCGACGAACCCTCATATCCGAGGTAGAGACGGCCGGGTGGGGGACCGTGGCTCCCTCTCGTCGTTCGACCCGCTCGGCGACAGCGGTCTATCCCTCGAGTCGGAGCCAGTCGTGGTCGTCGAAGGGACAGTCGTACGCGATGTCGAGTCGTTCGTACACCGTCGCGGGGATCCCGATGTCCGCGACGAACACCTCCCCGCCGACCCCGATGAGTCCCGTTTTCGGGAGCGCGAGTGTGACCGTCCT
This sequence is a window from Salinigranum marinum. Protein-coding genes within it:
- a CDS encoding carboxymuconolactone decarboxylase family protein, which produces MSRLPLLELDEIPDEYHDLFTDDYLGDRHIFRAWAHNPEVLEATLEYLNVLYDQLGDRRKELVILTVARARNARYEWHQHVDIARDRGVTIEEMRAIGGGELSLFDDAEFVLLQYARAVESGTVTDQIHDALTRHYAPSEVVAIGLLVDFYVGLCNYIASVDLPFEGGEFVGWTPNEELVTALFE
- a CDS encoding patatin-like phospholipase family protein, whose translation is MSEGERTRVAIACQGGGSHTAFTAGVLKGLFREWDDADELVGISGTSGGAFNALAAWYGLVTADMERSIELLDALWEDLAADSVSDRLANNWVVGLSRIESSGFPAPQLSPYLTPGSTVGKNRIKRVLERHIDFDAVPDLCRRDTPELVVGTVNINAGIFETFTNEDVTPEAVLASAAVPHLFEAVEINGHYHWDGLFSQNPPIDDLMTVDADRKPDELWVIQVNPQEREGEPTSLEAIADRRNELSGNISLNQELRVIERVNEWVDAGHLPEGEFTRTEIHRIPMGRAYHCSTKVDRSPEFIQELTTLGERRAEEFRARL
- a CDS encoding SDR family oxidoreductase; this encodes MSTEFDLTEPELTADDLLVLNDPHFTPETTAVVTGAASGIGQATAVALAANDLTVVGADIDEGGLEATVDLADDVGASGEIHPVPTDLTDDADVETMIEVAAETGELRYVANIAGMQHIASIHEFPMERYDLLLDIMLRAPFLTAKLAMPHIRATDDGVGAIGNMSSVHGHYATQDKPAYITAKHGLQGLTRSIAAEGEGTLRGFSVSVGYVLTPLMVDQIEDTAEERGISERAVVEDVMLGQARTKEMMTPAEVANLFTFGFSRHGKHLNGGDLLWDGGYTTTYE
- a CDS encoding dihydrolipoyl dehydrogenase; amino-acid sequence: MTDFDVLVIGGGTGNNVAAAAADAGLSTALVEPGPLGGTCLNRGCNPSKMLIQAANAVNHVRDAERFHVDAALDGVDHAAVVDEMEALLGGISEGMQARYREKENLTLFDEYTRFVDDRTVVLGGAEVTAEKVVVAAGSRPIVPPIDGLDEIDYLTSQDALSLRETPDNLVVMGGGYIAVELGYFFDAMGADVTIVEMMDSLVPREDGDVADAFTEIAAKRHEVHTGYRVTAVEGTAAGVRVRAETEGGDELVADGDEVLVALGRRPNSDTLDLEDTNVAVDDRGFIETNEYLETTAEGVWAQGDIAGNALFKHAGDYETRVTVSNVVRDETRAIDLSAMPHTIFTEPQIAGVGATEAELVDGGVEYVVGRADYADSAMGRAKKLDHGFVKVLASPDGEILGAHAIGYEASTLLHEAVLAMRAELTVDEVAGTIHAHPTLSKIVEAAFRDVPA